A region of the Chelatococcus sp. YT9 genome:
CCTGCTCACGCATCGCCGAGGCGCTCAGATAATCCCGCATAGGGAAAAGGATGCCATGTCAACGCTATCTGCCAAAGCCGCGCTCGGCCATCTCATCGGCTTTCCGACCGTGAGCGCGGCGACCAATCTCGATCTGCTGCAGTGGGTGGAGACTGCATTGGCGTCGCTCGGGGCCCGGTTCCGGCGCTTCCCGCATGCGGACGGCACCAAGGCCAATCTCCTCGTCAGCATCGGCCCGGAGGTGCCCGGCGGCCTCGTTCTGTCCGGCCATACGGATGTCGTGCCGACGACCGGACAGGCCTGGACGGGCGATCCCTTCCTGATGCGGGCGGAGAACGGCCGGCTCATCGGCCGCGGCGCGACCGACATGAAGGGCTTTCTCGCCTCCAGCATCGCGGCGGCGCAGGATGTCGCCCGGCTGCCGCTTGCCAGGCCGCTCCATCTGGCTTTCTCCTATGACGAGGAGGTCGGCTGCACCGGGGTCTGGTCGATGGCCGAGTGGCTTGGCCGGTCAGGACTGGCGCCGCAACTGGCCGTCATCGGCGAGCCCTCGTCGCTCAAGGTGATCGATGCCCACAAGGGCGGGCTCATCGGCTGGGCCACGGTCACCGGCAAGCCCGGCCATTCCTCGCAGCCCGATCGCTATGTTAATGCGGTGATGGTCGCGGGCGAGCTGATCGCCTTCATCAACGGCC
Encoded here:
- the argE gene encoding acetylornithine deacetylase produces the protein MSTLSAKAALGHLIGFPTVSAATNLDLLQWVETALASLGARFRRFPHADGTKANLLVSIGPEVPGGLVLSGHTDVVPTTGQAWTGDPFLMRAENGRLIGRGATDMKGFLASSIAAAQDVARLPLARPLHLAFSYDEEVGCTGVWSMAEWLGRSGLAPQLAVIGEPSSLKVIDAHKGGLIGWATVTGKPGHSSQPDRYVNAVMVAGELIAFINGLRREFVEGARHDGLDPPYSTIQVNIINGGLHGNIVAENCRLFWEMRVIPGVDDRAVLARIEHFARETLEPAMKAIDPACGIAFEVQAHIPPLGPNADRTAETLLMDLVGQTAALKVPYGTEAGIFQRFGTPAVVCGPGDIAQAHQPDEFIEEAELERCVALIRRLAEQRLC